In a single window of the Streptomyces sp. CGMCC 4.7035 genome:
- a CDS encoding glycoside hydrolase family 27 protein: protein MPTTTARARGLRPLSTLPSLRRTLALIFSAVLLTAAVPLLSLSTAQPAAALGNGLALTPQMGFNDWNAYGCNVSESLIKSTAQAMHTNGMQAAGYSYVNIDDCWMTHNRDTGGHLVPDPAKFPDGIKGTADYVHSLGLKLGIYEDAGTATCAGYPGSLGHETTDAQSFASWGVDYLKYDNCNNTGAPARTRYTAMRDALAATGRPILFSLCNWGQENVWTWGEGVGNSWRTTGDISPSFSSMLSIFHSNVGLASYAGPGHWNDPDMLEIGNGSMTATESRSEFSLWAEMAAPLIAGTNIPSASADTLSTLTNSRVIAVDQDSLGKQGTMVSSSGGLDVLAKPLANGDVSVALFNETGSTATITTTAAAIGKTGASAYTLTDLWSGAVSTTSGTISASVPAHGTVMYRVAGGTSGGGTSVTGELRAVGSGKCLDVPNSTTTAGTQVEIWSCNGGANQKWTHSTSNQLTVYSGSSQMCLDAYNNQTTPGTKVEIWPCNGQTNQQWTLNSNGTITGVQSGLCLDVTGGATADGTLAQLWTCNGSSGQRWTLA from the coding sequence ATGCCCACGACCACGGCGAGAGCCAGGGGTCTTCGGCCGCTGTCCACGCTGCCGTCCCTGCGTAGAACCCTGGCGCTCATCTTCTCGGCCGTGCTGCTCACCGCGGCCGTCCCCCTCCTTTCCCTGAGCACGGCGCAGCCCGCCGCCGCGCTCGGCAACGGGCTGGCGCTGACCCCGCAGATGGGCTTCAACGACTGGAACGCCTACGGCTGCAACGTCTCCGAGTCGCTGATCAAGTCCACTGCTCAGGCGATGCACACCAACGGCATGCAGGCGGCGGGCTACTCGTACGTCAACATCGACGACTGCTGGATGACCCACAACCGCGACACCGGCGGCCACCTGGTGCCGGACCCGGCCAAGTTCCCCGACGGCATCAAGGGCACCGCGGACTACGTGCACTCGCTGGGGCTGAAGCTGGGGATCTACGAGGACGCGGGCACCGCGACCTGCGCGGGGTATCCGGGGAGCCTGGGGCACGAGACCACGGACGCGCAGTCGTTCGCGTCGTGGGGCGTGGACTATCTGAAGTACGACAACTGCAACAACACGGGGGCGCCGGCGCGGACCCGGTACACCGCGATGCGGGACGCCCTGGCGGCCACCGGCCGCCCGATCCTGTTCAGCCTGTGCAACTGGGGCCAGGAGAACGTGTGGACCTGGGGCGAGGGCGTGGGCAACAGCTGGCGCACCACCGGGGACATCAGCCCGAGCTTCTCCAGCATGCTGTCGATCTTCCACAGCAACGTGGGACTGGCCTCCTACGCCGGACCCGGCCACTGGAACGACCCGGACATGCTGGAGATCGGCAACGGCTCGATGACGGCCACCGAGAGCCGCAGTGAGTTCAGTCTGTGGGCGGAGATGGCCGCGCCGCTGATCGCGGGCACCAACATCCCCTCGGCCAGTGCGGACACCTTGTCCACTCTGACCAACTCCCGGGTGATCGCGGTCGACCAGGATTCACTGGGCAAGCAGGGCACCATGGTCTCCTCCTCGGGCGGCCTGGACGTGCTGGCCAAGCCGCTGGCGAACGGGGACGTGTCGGTGGCGCTGTTCAACGAGACGGGTTCGACCGCGACCATCACCACCACCGCGGCCGCGATCGGGAAGACCGGGGCGTCCGCTTACACGCTGACCGACCTGTGGTCGGGAGCGGTCTCGACCACCTCGGGCACGATCAGCGCCTCGGTGCCGGCGCACGGCACGGTGATGTACCGGGTCGCGGGCGGCACCAGCGGCGGCGGCACCAGCGTGACCGGTGAGCTGCGCGCGGTGGGTTCGGGAAAGTGCCTGGACGTACCGAACTCCACCACGACCGCCGGCACCCAGGTCGAGATCTGGAGCTGCAACGGCGGGGCCAACCAGAAATGGACGCACTCCACGTCCAACCAGCTCACCGTCTACTCGGGCAGCAGCCAGATGTGCCTGGACGCCTACAACAACCAGACCACGCCGGGGACGAAGGTGGAGATCTGGCCGTGCAACGGCCAGACCAACCAGCAGTGGACGCTCAACTCCAACGGCACGATCACGGGTGTCCAGTCCGGCCTGTGCCTGGACGTCACCGGAGGGGCCACGGCTGACGGAACCCTCGCCCAGCTGTGGACCTGCAACGGCAGCAGCGGCCAGCGGTGGACGCTGGCATGA
- a CDS encoding arabinofuranosidase catalytic domain-containing protein, producing the protein MALAVLGTPAFATSPPTGTPAAVHPATPPTNASAADTSLPCDIYAAGGTPCVTAHATTRALFASYNGPLYQIQRSSDHSYRDIGVLGAGGYADAASQVSFCAGTSCTITKIYDQTTRHNDLPISWGGYWKGPGPNGSDVGADAMALPVTAAGHQVFGVKVTPGVGYRIDHASGVATGSQPEGIYMVTSSNYTNQWCCFDYGSGENSHTDTGNATMNAIYWGNACWFNGCTGSGPWVEADLENGMFHTNTGSNKDPNNQGVHYPFVSAWLKNNGTSNFTLKYGNGSSGGLTTTFSGPLPNGYSPMKVDSSVLLGTGGDNSPNGVGEFFEGAMTAGYPSDATENAVQAAITAAGYGAGGGGGTAGVLHAVGAGRCLEVPGSSTTPGTQTQIRDCAGAANQTWSRTASQELTVYSGGSRLCLDASGRGTSPGTKVITWTCNGQSNQQWTLNANGTITSAQSGLCLDVTGAATANGTPVELWTCNGQSNQQWSLG; encoded by the coding sequence ATGGCCCTGGCCGTGTTGGGCACACCGGCGTTCGCCACCTCCCCGCCGACCGGTACGCCCGCCGCCGTGCACCCGGCGACCCCGCCGACGAACGCGTCCGCGGCCGACACGTCGCTTCCGTGCGACATCTATGCCGCGGGTGGCACGCCGTGTGTGACGGCGCACGCCACGACGAGGGCGCTCTTCGCGTCGTACAACGGGCCGCTGTACCAGATCCAGCGGTCCTCCGACCACAGCTACCGCGACATCGGGGTGCTCGGCGCGGGCGGGTACGCCGACGCCGCGTCCCAGGTGTCGTTCTGCGCGGGCACGTCGTGCACGATCACGAAGATCTACGACCAGACCACCAGACACAACGACCTGCCGATCTCCTGGGGCGGCTACTGGAAGGGTCCCGGCCCGAATGGATCCGACGTGGGGGCCGACGCCATGGCCCTGCCGGTGACCGCGGCCGGCCATCAGGTCTTCGGCGTCAAGGTCACCCCCGGTGTCGGCTACCGGATCGACCACGCGAGCGGCGTGGCCACCGGATCCCAGCCCGAAGGCATCTACATGGTGACGTCGTCGAACTACACGAACCAGTGGTGCTGCTTCGACTACGGCAGCGGTGAGAACTCCCACACCGACACCGGCAACGCCACCATGAACGCCATCTACTGGGGCAACGCCTGCTGGTTCAATGGCTGCACCGGCAGCGGCCCCTGGGTCGAGGCCGACCTGGAGAACGGCATGTTCCACACCAACACCGGCTCCAACAAAGACCCGAACAACCAGGGCGTGCACTATCCGTTCGTCAGCGCGTGGCTGAAGAACAACGGCACCAGCAACTTCACGCTCAAATACGGCAACGGCAGCAGCGGTGGCCTGACCACCACCTTCTCCGGTCCCCTGCCGAACGGCTACTCACCGATGAAGGTGGACAGTTCGGTCCTGCTCGGCACCGGCGGCGACAACAGTCCCAATGGCGTGGGCGAGTTCTTCGAAGGCGCGATGACGGCGGGCTACCCCTCCGACGCCACCGAGAACGCCGTACAGGCCGCCATCACCGCCGCCGGCTACGGGGCGGGCGGCGGCGGTGGCACGGCGGGTGTGCTGCACGCGGTGGGTGCGGGCAGGTGTCTGGAGGTGCCGGGCTCGTCCACGACGCCGGGTACGCAGACACAGATCCGGGACTGCGCCGGTGCGGCGAACCAGACCTGGTCGAGGACCGCCTCCCAGGAGCTCACCGTGTACTCCGGCGGCAGCCGGCTGTGCCTGGACGCTTCCGGGCGGGGCACCAGCCCCGGCACCAAGGTCATCACCTGGACCTGCAACGGCCAGAGCAACCAGCAGTGGACGCTGAACGCCAACGGCACCATCACCAGCGCCCAGTCCGGTCTGTGCCTGGACGTCACCGGCGCCGCCACCGCCAACGGCACCCCAGTGGAGCTGTGGACCTGCAACGGCCAATCCAACCAGCAATGGTCTCTGGGCTGA
- a CDS encoding RICIN domain-containing protein, which produces MRTRARPGRLVLMVGIVLALVLPLLSTTTSQAASATSLSVHLASTRGPSTGVGEGFLYGISEDGSQPVDQFLQPLGINAFRGGGWFSGGWIRDGYQYGSATRADLDSITAQAKRLTRPPYHAQYQVLVSDIYGANGGQPSNTRYPCDNGECSNWVSFIDSTVGALQASGLTFAYDIWNEPDISAFWTRGVNSAQYFRMWDTAYREIRRIAPQAQIVGPSLAFTPQSNPGEWQTWLAHVKAAGTVPDMITNHNEGDVDDPVTVARALNSGLSAAGIGPLPLSSNEYQPADRQTAGVTAWYLARFAQSGYTNAMRGNWVCCVTPNLTGVLAQSGGSWQPTGNWWALRDYADMTGTLVDTSGQVGSTAISASEDSANKRAVAIIGDSNGYTGAASVTFDGLSSVPWLANVGGVHVTVHRIPDQAPLGAPQTVYDQNVSTSGGSITVPITFQGAHDAFAVYLTPASSGGGGFPDGYHQLVVANNNLCLDVYGNSGSAGAAIDQWTCNGQGNQQFRFVPASDGYGELRAQNSGLDVAVAGSSTAAGTPDIVQQATGAAAGSLWLPVRQSDGSYEFQNKNSGLCLDVYGAGSNLGQQLDQWQCKNTPGTNQDFILR; this is translated from the coding sequence ATGAGGACGAGAGCAAGGCCCGGCCGTCTGGTACTGATGGTCGGCATTGTCCTGGCACTCGTGCTGCCGCTGCTGTCGACGACAACGAGCCAGGCCGCCTCGGCCACGTCGCTGAGCGTGCACCTGGCGTCGACCCGGGGGCCGTCGACCGGCGTGGGGGAGGGGTTCCTCTACGGCATCAGCGAAGACGGCAGCCAGCCCGTGGACCAGTTCCTCCAGCCGCTGGGGATCAACGCGTTCCGCGGCGGCGGATGGTTCTCCGGCGGCTGGATCAGGGACGGTTACCAGTACGGCTCGGCCACCCGGGCCGACCTCGACTCGATCACCGCGCAGGCGAAACGGCTCACCCGACCGCCCTATCACGCGCAGTACCAGGTGCTGGTCAGCGACATCTACGGCGCGAACGGCGGCCAGCCGTCGAACACCAGGTACCCGTGCGACAACGGCGAATGCTCCAACTGGGTCAGCTTCATCGACTCCACGGTGGGAGCGCTGCAGGCTTCGGGGCTCACGTTCGCCTACGACATCTGGAACGAGCCGGACATCTCCGCCTTCTGGACCCGGGGTGTGAACAGCGCGCAGTACTTCCGGATGTGGGACACCGCCTACCGGGAGATCCGGCGCATCGCCCCGCAGGCGCAGATCGTGGGGCCGTCACTCGCGTTCACCCCGCAGAGCAACCCGGGTGAATGGCAGACCTGGCTCGCGCACGTGAAGGCGGCCGGGACGGTGCCGGACATGATCACCAACCACAACGAGGGCGATGTCGACGACCCGGTCACCGTCGCGCGGGCCCTGAACAGCGGCCTGTCCGCGGCGGGCATCGGTCCGCTGCCGCTGTCCTCGAACGAGTACCAGCCGGCCGACCGGCAGACCGCCGGGGTGACGGCCTGGTACCTGGCGCGGTTCGCGCAGTCCGGGTACACCAACGCGATGCGCGGCAACTGGGTGTGCTGCGTCACCCCGAACCTGACCGGGGTCCTGGCCCAGAGCGGGGGCAGCTGGCAGCCGACCGGCAACTGGTGGGCGCTCCGGGACTACGCCGACATGACCGGCACCCTCGTGGACACGTCCGGCCAGGTCGGTTCGACGGCGATCTCGGCCTCCGAGGACTCCGCGAACAAGCGCGCGGTGGCGATCATCGGCGACTCGAACGGGTACACCGGCGCCGCGTCCGTGACCTTCGACGGGCTGTCGTCCGTACCCTGGCTGGCGAACGTCGGCGGCGTGCACGTCACCGTGCACCGCATCCCGGACCAGGCGCCGCTCGGCGCCCCACAGACGGTGTACGACCAGAACGTGAGCACCTCGGGCGGCTCGATCACCGTGCCGATCACGTTCCAGGGCGCGCACGACGCGTTCGCCGTCTATCTCACACCGGCCTCGTCCGGCGGCGGGGGCTTCCCGGACGGCTACCACCAACTCGTGGTCGCCAACAACAACTTGTGCCTGGACGTGTACGGCAACTCCGGCAGCGCGGGCGCCGCGATCGACCAGTGGACCTGCAACGGGCAGGGCAACCAGCAGTTCCGGTTCGTGCCCGCCTCGGACGGCTACGGGGAACTGCGGGCGCAGAACTCCGGCCTGGACGTGGCGGTGGCCGGCAGTTCCACGGCGGCGGGCACCCCGGACATCGTCCAGCAGGCCACCGGCGCGGCGGCGGGCAGCCTCTGGCTGCCCGTGCGGCAGTCCGACGGCTCCTACGAGTTCCAGAACAAGAACAGCGGCCTGTGCCTGGACGTCTACGGCGCCGGCAGCAACCTGGGGCAGCAACTGGACCAGTGGCAGTGCAAGAACACGCCCGGCACGAACCAGGACTTCATCCTCCGCTGA
- a CDS encoding ricin-type beta-trefoil lectin domain protein codes for MSAFRRLFRRLRASMAVLAGLLLIVGGIVGTAAAPAQAATSITINGASGGRAFDGVGAISGGGGNSRLLIDYPEPERGEILDYLFRPGYGAALQILKAEIGGDTNSTSGAEPSHQHTRSDLNCDRGYEWWLMGQAKARNPDIKLYGLAWGAPGWIGGGNFWSTDMTNYLLSWLGCAKQHGLSIDYLGGWNERGYDVSWYQQLRGALNSNGYGNVKIVAADSDWAVAGDINSNPAFASSVGVIGTHYPCGYRSSQSNCSVPSAATSSGKTLWASENGSDDYNGGAQAVARGINRGYIDGRMTAYLNWPVVAAITPNLPYPTMGLALASQPWSGHYTIGKNAWVMAQTSQFTAPGWHYLDASSGYIGGNRNNGSYVSLKSTNNSDYSTVIETMDAGSAQTLNFNVTGGLSTKAVHVWSTDVTSSNPADYLVHATDITPSGSGFSLTVQPGRVYTLTTTTGQGKGTASGPAQGRLELPYSDSFDSYATGTEAKYLMDWQGAFEEVGCGGGRSGKCVRQMSPQKPITWDALSDPHALLGDVSWSNYTVSSEVMLEQPGYTELIGRANAQDYSSTGGLNAYHLRVSDTGAWSILNSNTNGNVSTLARGTTAALGTNRWHTLALTFSGTTITAVIDGATVGSVNDRTWAGGQIGYATSQGETAQFDNLSITPGSGGNDGGTTGAFVGVGSGRCVDVPNQSQTAGTQVELWDCNGGSNQQWTDTSAGELRVYGSYCLDAAGQGTSPGTKVDIWGCTGGSNQKWTIHADGTITGDQSGLCLDATGAGTANGTLLQLWTCNGGSNQRWTRG; via the coding sequence GTGTCAGCATTCAGACGGCTGTTCCGGCGCCTGCGCGCCTCGATGGCCGTGCTCGCGGGCCTCCTCCTGATCGTCGGCGGCATCGTGGGCACGGCCGCCGCGCCGGCCCAGGCCGCCACCTCCATCACGATCAACGGCGCGTCCGGCGGCCGCGCCTTCGACGGCGTCGGCGCGATCAGCGGCGGGGGCGGCAACAGCAGACTCCTGATCGACTACCCCGAGCCCGAGCGCGGCGAGATCCTCGACTACCTGTTCCGGCCCGGCTACGGCGCCGCCCTGCAGATCCTCAAGGCGGAGATCGGCGGTGACACCAACTCCACCTCGGGGGCCGAGCCGAGTCACCAGCACACCCGGTCCGACCTGAACTGCGACCGGGGCTACGAGTGGTGGCTGATGGGGCAGGCCAAGGCGCGCAACCCGGACATCAAGCTGTACGGGCTCGCCTGGGGGGCGCCCGGCTGGATCGGCGGCGGGAACTTCTGGTCCACCGACATGACCAACTATCTGCTCTCGTGGTTGGGCTGCGCCAAGCAGCACGGGCTGAGCATCGACTACCTCGGCGGGTGGAACGAGCGAGGCTACGACGTCTCCTGGTACCAGCAGCTGCGCGGCGCGCTCAACAGCAACGGCTACGGCAACGTAAAGATCGTCGCGGCCGACTCGGACTGGGCCGTGGCGGGCGACATCAACTCCAACCCGGCGTTCGCCTCCTCGGTGGGCGTCATCGGCACGCACTATCCCTGCGGCTACCGGTCGTCCCAGTCCAACTGCTCGGTGCCGTCCGCCGCCACATCGTCCGGCAAGACGCTGTGGGCGAGCGAGAACGGCTCGGACGACTACAACGGGGGAGCGCAGGCCGTGGCCCGCGGCATCAACCGCGGATACATCGACGGGCGGATGACCGCGTACCTCAACTGGCCGGTGGTCGCCGCGATCACACCCAACCTCCCGTACCCCACCATGGGTCTCGCCTTGGCCTCGCAGCCGTGGTCCGGCCACTACACGATCGGCAAGAACGCCTGGGTGATGGCGCAGACCAGCCAGTTCACCGCCCCGGGGTGGCACTACCTCGACGCCTCCAGCGGCTACATCGGCGGTAACCGGAACAACGGCAGCTACGTCTCGCTGAAGTCCACGAACAACTCCGACTATTCCACGGTCATCGAGACGATGGACGCCGGCAGCGCCCAGACGCTGAACTTCAACGTCACCGGGGGACTGTCCACCAAGGCCGTCCACGTCTGGTCGACCGACGTCACCTCCAGCAACCCGGCCGACTACCTCGTGCACGCCACGGACATCACCCCGTCCGGCAGTGGTTTCAGCCTCACCGTCCAGCCCGGCCGCGTGTACACCCTGACCACCACGACCGGTCAGGGCAAGGGCACCGCTTCCGGTCCTGCCCAGGGCAGGCTTGAGTTGCCGTACAGCGACTCCTTCGACAGCTACGCCACCGGCACCGAGGCCAAGTACCTCATGGACTGGCAGGGCGCCTTCGAGGAGGTGGGCTGCGGCGGCGGCCGCAGCGGCAAGTGCGTGCGCCAGATGAGCCCGCAGAAGCCGATCACCTGGGACGCGCTGTCCGATCCGCACGCCCTGCTCGGTGACGTGAGCTGGAGCAACTACACCGTCTCGTCGGAGGTGATGCTCGAACAGCCCGGATACACCGAGTTGATCGGTCGTGCCAACGCACAGGACTACAGCAGCACCGGAGGGCTGAACGCCTATCACCTGCGGGTGAGCGACACCGGGGCCTGGTCGATCCTGAACTCGAACACCAACGGCAACGTCTCCACCCTGGCCCGCGGCACGACCGCGGCGCTGGGCACCAACCGGTGGCACACCCTGGCTCTCACCTTCTCCGGCACCACCATCACCGCCGTCATCGACGGTGCCACGGTCGGTTCCGTGAACGACCGCACCTGGGCCGGCGGGCAGATCGGCTACGCCACCAGCCAGGGCGAGACGGCACAGTTCGACAACCTGTCCATCACTCCCGGCAGCGGCGGAAACGACGGCGGCACGACCGGCGCGTTCGTCGGGGTCGGTTCCGGCCGTTGCGTGGACGTGCCGAACCAGTCGCAGACGGCCGGAACCCAGGTGGAGCTGTGGGACTGCAACGGCGGCAGCAACCAGCAGTGGACGGACACCTCGGCCGGTGAGCTGCGGGTCTACGGCAGCTACTGCCTGGACGCCGCGGGCCAGGGCACCAGCCCCGGCACCAAGGTGGACATCTGGGGCTGCACCGGCGGCAGCAACCAGAAGTGGACGATCCACGCCGACGGAACGATCACCGGTGACCAGTCCGGCCTGTGCCTGGACGCCACCGGCGCGGGAACGGCCAACGGCACCTTGCTGCAGCTGTGGACCTGCAACGGCGGCAGCAACCAGCGGTGGACGCGCGGTTGA
- a CDS encoding alpha-L-fucosidase, which translates to MTSSPLPLSRRRLLAAAGAATAFGLLRFAPEAAATDGPGSYTASWSSVDQHPPAPAWFQDAKFGIYYHWGVFSVPAFGNEWYPRNMYIGGSAENQHHIATYGDPSVWPYNNFIDGARDKAGNYVQFAPKLASQGGKWDPDAWAQLFKAAGAKFAGPVAEHHDGFSMWNSRANPWNSVHHGPRLDLVGLHAQAIRGQGLKFMASLHHAYHFNGFFDHVPSQSDPTLRILYGQQGSAAENKLWYDKLVEIIDGYQPDLVWQDFDLGLVQESYRLQFLAHYYNQAVSWNKDVVATYKDGLDNKGEVFDFERGGPGGLLTPYWLTDDSISSSSWCYTVGIGYYSTQALLHSLIDRVSKGGSMLLNIAPMADGTIPSEQQSILLAMGDWLGRFGEAVYATRSWTSYGEGPTKMGGGSFSGPVAGKPQDIRFTRSRDNKVLYATALGWQGGTMTITTLNSNQINLSSLTGARLLNNTAGTYIDLPAPTQDTSGLHLTMPSSNPPFNALAYTVKLTFSGEIPVLSAPGGSTTWVKITNVTSGLALDSGGNVASGSNLKQWNYDGSTNLQWQLIDLGNGYYRIMNRTNGMAADSWGNSANGAPARQGAWNGGNNQQWSLGSLGGSRYQIVNRGTGTALDGSGSTTVGSTTVMWTPNSSTNNEWTITAV; encoded by the coding sequence ATGACTTCCTCACCACTCCCGCTCAGCCGGCGCCGACTGCTGGCGGCGGCCGGCGCGGCCACGGCCTTCGGCCTGCTGCGGTTCGCCCCCGAGGCCGCCGCCACCGACGGCCCCGGAAGCTACACTGCGAGCTGGTCCTCCGTGGATCAGCACCCCCCGGCCCCGGCCTGGTTCCAGGACGCCAAGTTCGGCATCTACTACCACTGGGGCGTCTTCAGCGTCCCCGCGTTCGGGAACGAGTGGTATCCGCGCAACATGTACATCGGCGGCTCGGCCGAGAACCAGCACCACATCGCCACCTACGGCGACCCCTCGGTATGGCCGTACAACAACTTCATCGACGGTGCCCGCGACAAGGCCGGAAACTACGTGCAGTTCGCCCCGAAACTGGCCTCCCAGGGCGGCAAGTGGGATCCGGACGCCTGGGCGCAGCTGTTCAAGGCCGCGGGCGCCAAGTTCGCCGGACCGGTCGCCGAGCACCACGACGGCTTCTCCATGTGGAACAGCCGAGCCAACCCGTGGAACTCGGTCCATCACGGCCCCAGACTCGACCTCGTGGGGCTGCACGCGCAGGCCATCCGCGGGCAGGGGCTGAAGTTCATGGCCTCGCTGCACCACGCCTACCACTTCAACGGCTTCTTCGACCACGTGCCGTCCCAGTCGGACCCGACGCTCCGCATCCTCTACGGCCAGCAGGGTTCGGCCGCGGAGAACAAGCTCTGGTACGACAAGCTGGTCGAGATCATCGACGGGTACCAGCCGGACCTGGTCTGGCAGGACTTCGACCTGGGCCTGGTGCAGGAGTCGTACCGGCTCCAGTTCCTCGCGCACTACTACAACCAGGCGGTCTCGTGGAACAAGGACGTGGTCGCGACCTACAAGGACGGCCTCGACAACAAGGGTGAGGTCTTCGACTTCGAGCGCGGCGGCCCGGGAGGGCTGCTCACCCCCTACTGGCTGACCGACGACAGCATCTCCTCCTCCAGCTGGTGCTACACGGTGGGCATCGGCTACTACTCCACGCAGGCACTGCTCCACTCGCTGATCGACCGGGTCAGCAAGGGCGGCAGCATGCTGCTGAACATCGCCCCGATGGCCGACGGCACCATCCCCTCCGAACAGCAGTCCATCCTGCTCGCCATGGGCGACTGGCTCGGCCGCTTCGGAGAGGCGGTCTACGCCACCCGCTCCTGGACCAGCTACGGCGAGGGCCCCACCAAGATGGGCGGAGGCTCGTTCAGCGGACCGGTGGCCGGCAAACCGCAGGACATCCGGTTCACCCGCAGCCGGGACAACAAGGTCCTCTACGCCACCGCGCTGGGCTGGCAGGGCGGAACCATGACCATCACGACCCTGAACTCGAACCAGATCAACCTCAGCAGCCTGACCGGCGCCAGACTGCTGAACAACACCGCCGGCACCTACATCGACCTGCCCGCACCGACCCAGGACACCTCCGGCCTGCACCTCACCATGCCCTCGTCCAACCCGCCGTTCAACGCCCTGGCGTACACGGTCAAGCTCACCTTCTCCGGCGAGATCCCCGTCCTGAGCGCGCCGGGCGGCTCCACCACCTGGGTGAAGATCACCAACGTGACCAGCGGACTGGCGCTCGACAGCGGGGGCAACGTCGCCTCCGGCTCCAACCTCAAACAGTGGAACTACGACGGGAGCACCAACCTGCAGTGGCAGCTGATCGACCTCGGCAACGGCTACTACCGCATCATGAACCGCACCAACGGCATGGCCGCCGACAGCTGGGGCAACTCCGCCAACGGCGCTCCCGCCCGCCAGGGGGCGTGGAACGGCGGCAACAACCAGCAGTGGTCGCTGGGCAGCCTCGGCGGCAGCCGCTACCAGATCGTCAATCGGGGGACCGGCACCGCCCTTGACGGCAGCGGCAGCACCACCGTCGGCTCCACCACGGTGATGTGGACACCGAACTCCAGCACCAACAACGAATGGACCATCACCGCCGTCTGA
- a CDS encoding ricin-type beta-trefoil lectin domain protein — protein sequence MSIVAAVLLVLTAAGTSFSSGFGVPASATTTGALSPTAGCGKAPTLTSGTHTIQSGGQTRSYILRIPAGYDSNHPYRLIFGFHWRGGTAGDVDSGGTDGYNWSYYGLRRLADNANNSTIFVAPQGIGNGWANSGGQDVAFVDAMVSQIEAGLCVDTTQLFSAGFSYGGAMSYALACSRATVFRAVAVYSGANLSGCNGGTQPIAYMGLHGIRDNVLPISSGRELRDTFVRANGCTPQNPPEPAYGSLTHIITTYSGCRSGYPVVWAAFDGAGHDPGPIDGSTGDGWRTWTSAAVWQFFTQFGSNPPPPQPSGNQKIVGQQSGRCLDINNFTTANGTQAQLWDCNGGSNQRWTYTAGKQLVVYGNKCLGVGQAAGNGTPAAIWDCSGQADQQWNINPDGTITAVQSGLCLDANGQGTANGTKVQVWSCAGGANQRWRLEN from the coding sequence ATGTCCATCGTGGCCGCGGTACTTCTCGTCCTGACGGCTGCGGGCACCTCGTTCAGCAGCGGCTTCGGTGTGCCCGCGTCGGCCACGACCACTGGCGCCCTCAGTCCGACCGCCGGCTGCGGCAAGGCCCCCACGCTGACGAGTGGCACACACACGATTCAGAGCGGCGGCCAGACGCGCAGTTACATACTGCGGATCCCCGCCGGCTACGACAGCAACCACCCCTACCGGCTGATCTTCGGTTTCCACTGGCGGGGCGGCACGGCGGGCGACGTCGACTCGGGCGGAACGGACGGGTACAACTGGTCCTACTACGGCCTGCGGCGCCTGGCGGACAACGCGAACAACAGCACGATCTTCGTCGCCCCCCAGGGCATCGGCAACGGCTGGGCCAACTCCGGCGGCCAGGACGTGGCCTTCGTGGACGCGATGGTCAGTCAGATCGAAGCAGGTCTGTGCGTCGACACCACGCAGTTGTTCTCCGCCGGTTTCAGCTACGGCGGCGCGATGTCGTACGCCCTCGCCTGCTCCCGGGCGACGGTCTTCCGCGCGGTCGCGGTCTACTCCGGAGCGAACCTCAGCGGGTGCAACGGCGGCACTCAGCCCATCGCCTACATGGGTCTGCACGGCATCAGGGACAACGTGCTGCCCATCTCGTCGGGACGGGAACTGCGCGACACCTTCGTCCGGGCGAACGGCTGCACCCCGCAGAACCCGCCCGAGCCGGCCTACGGAAGCCTGACGCACATCATCACCACCTACTCAGGATGCAGGTCCGGCTACCCCGTCGTCTGGGCCGCGTTCGACGGAGCGGGCCACGACCCCGGTCCCATAGACGGTTCCACCGGTGACGGCTGGCGCACCTGGACGTCGGCAGCGGTGTGGCAGTTCTTCACACAGTTCGGCTCGAACCCGCCACCGCCACAGCCCTCCGGCAACCAGAAGATCGTCGGCCAGCAGTCGGGGCGTTGCCTCGACATCAACAACTTCACCACGGCCAACGGCACGCAGGCACAACTGTGGGACTGCAACGGTGGCTCCAACCAACGGTGGACCTACACCGCCGGAAAGCAGCTCGTTGTCTACGGCAATAAGTGCCTTGGCGTCGGCCAGGCAGCGGGCAACGGCACACCGGCGGCGATCTGGGACTGCAGCGGGCAGGCGGACCAGCAGTGGAACATCAATCCCGACGGCACGATCACAGCAGTGCAGTCGGGGCTCTGCCTGGATGCCAACGGCCAGGGGACCGCCAACGGGACGAAAGTCCAGGTATGGAGTTGCGCGGGCGGTGCGAACCAGCGCTGGCGTCTGGAGAACTGA
- a CDS encoding acyl-CoA thioesterase, whose product MCAWCAEYASRRSLRQKHTGHRALAASIAAHAMWFHRPFRADEWFLYDQESPIAVGGRGLARGRIYNLEGQIVSVVQEGLFRKLG is encoded by the coding sequence GTGTGCGCATGGTGTGCGGAGTATGCATCCAGGCGCTCTCTACGCCAGAAACACACAGGTCACCGAGCACTCGCGGCTTCTATCGCCGCCCACGCCATGTGGTTCCACCGGCCGTTCCGCGCGGACGAATGGTTCCTGTACGACCAGGAGTCCCCGATCGCGGTGGGGGGCCGGGGCCTTGCCCGGGGCCGCATCTACAACCTCGAAGGGCAGATCGTGTCCGTGGTGCAGGAGGGGCTGTTCCGCAAACTGGGCTGA